The sequence GTGTTAGCACTGTCAGATTGGGCCAATACAAGATTTCAATCTTCTCTAGAAATACTGTAATCGATTTTTTTGAAACCCGGGGGTAGGGAATACCCTACCTTTTATAAGGATCAAATTGATCCCGGTACTATCTTGGCCTGGATCTCTGCAATCTCTTTCAAGTCTTCTATTTCATAATGGGTGTAATAGTCTGTCATCTGAGCCGATTTGTGACCCGTCATCTTCTGCAGTTTACTGTCCGTGATATTGTTGCTTCGCATGATGGTATTGAAGTAATGCCGCCAGCTGTGAAAGGAGATGTTCTTCTCCTTTATTTCATCTGCCCTCATGCCCATTCTCTTTAATGCCCCTCTAAGGGCGTAGGAGCAGCTTGTGCCATGGATGGGAATCCGGGGATTATTTGCTGAAGCAAAGATGAAATCCTCCTCTGATGTATGTTCCATACTGACAAAGGCAGAGCTTATCGAAGGAGGGATGGGAATACTTCTGACCGTTTTGGTTTTTGTCGGGGTCAACCCGTATTTGGGAGAGTACTGCTTATTGACCGTAACTATATTGTTATTAACATCCTGGTACTGTAATCCCAGGACTTCTCGTAAACGCATTCCCGTACAGGCTGACAGTAGATTGGCATAATAGCTTTTATTGTTCTGCCAGAGTTCTGCTTTCCTATTTTCACTGAAAAGGATACTCACAATTTCTGTTTACCCTAGTATATAATGATCGATAAATCATTTATTTGGGTTTTTGGAATAGTTGAGATATAATTGCGCATTCCGGTGAAAGTTGCCACCTGTTCCGGACGAAAGTTGCCACTTCATAGGCATCATTCAACCTGTTAATTGTTCTTACATCAAGTGGCAACTTTCAGTCAATATTTTTTGCCCTTTTCTTC is a genomic window of Oceanispirochaeta sp. M1 containing:
- a CDS encoding tyrosine-type recombinase/integrase, with amino-acid sequence MSILFSENRKAELWQNNKSYYANLLSACTGMRLREVLGLQYQDVNNNIVTVNKQYSPKYGLTPTKTKTVRSIPIPPSISSAFVSMEHTSEEDFIFASANNPRIPIHGTSCSYALRGALKRMGMRADEIKEKNISFHSWRHYFNTIMRSNNITDSKLQKMTGHKSAQMTDYYTHYEIEDLKEIAEIQAKIVPGSI